In a genomic window of bacterium:
- a CDS encoding ABC transporter permease, translating into MTLWGSTLLIALRALGRNPLRSGLTVLGVVIGVAAVIAMVSVGQGAAAAVRAQIDNLGTNVVMVVPGATTAGGVRSGSGSVTTLTEGDARAIARDLAAAAEVTWVKREVAQVAYGNRNWSTGIQGSSPTFLAVRDWPLRAGRFFTQSEEDSAARVAVLGQTLVEQLYAPGEDPIGTTLRIRNVPFRVIGTLGRKGQTTWGQDQDDVIMVPFRTAERRVLGTTALGSVNMIVVSVRAADRMDDVSEAITTLVRARHRIPAGEDDDFTVRNMAEMFETSVAASRVMSQLLAAIASISLLVGGIGIMNTLLVSVTERTREIGVRMAVGAKARHILLQFLVESTVLSLAGGALGALLGVAIASGIGRFTGWPVLIAPEAVAIALGFAAAVGLVFGVYPARRASRLDPIAALRHE; encoded by the coding sequence GTGACGCTGTGGGGCTCGACGCTGCTGATCGCGCTGCGCGCGCTCGGCCGCAATCCGCTGCGCTCGGGCCTCACCGTGCTGGGCGTGGTCATCGGCGTCGCCGCGGTGATCGCGATGGTGAGCGTCGGCCAGGGCGCCGCCGCCGCGGTACGCGCGCAGATCGACAACCTGGGCACCAACGTCGTCATGGTCGTGCCCGGCGCCACCACCGCCGGCGGCGTGCGCTCCGGCTCGGGCTCGGTGACCACGCTCACCGAGGGCGACGCGCGCGCGATCGCCCGCGATCTCGCCGCCGCCGCCGAGGTCACCTGGGTGAAGCGCGAGGTCGCGCAGGTGGCGTACGGCAACCGCAACTGGTCGACCGGCATCCAGGGCAGCTCGCCGACGTTTCTCGCGGTGCGCGACTGGCCGCTGCGCGCCGGCCGCTTCTTCACCCAGTCCGAGGAGGACAGCGCCGCCCGCGTCGCGGTGCTGGGCCAGACGCTCGTCGAGCAGCTCTACGCGCCCGGCGAGGATCCGATCGGCACCACGCTGCGCATCAGGAACGTGCCCTTCCGCGTCATCGGCACCCTCGGCCGCAAGGGGCAGACGACGTGGGGACAGGATCAGGACGACGTCATCATGGTGCCGTTCCGCACCGCCGAGCGCCGCGTCCTCGGCACGACGGCGCTCGGCAGCGTCAACATGATCGTCGTCTCGGTGCGTGCCGCCGACCGCATGGACGACGTCAGCGAGGCCATCACGACGCTGGTGCGCGCGCGCCATCGCATCCCGGCCGGCGAGGACGACGACTTCACGGTGCGCAACATGGCCGAGATGTTCGAGACCTCGGTGGCGGCGAGCCGGGTGATGTCGCAGCTGCTGGCGGCGATCGCGTCGATCTCGCTGCTCGTCGGCGGCATCGGCATCATGAACACGTTGCTCGTCTCCGTCACCGAGCGCACGCGCGAGATCGGCGTCCGCATGGCGGTCGGCGCGAAGGCGCGCCACATCCTGCTCCAGTTCCTCGTCGAGTCGACCGTGCTGAGCCTCGCCGGCGGCGCGCTCGGCGCCCTGCTGGGCGTCGCGATCGCGAGCGGGATCGGTCGCTTCACGGGATGGCCGGTGCTGATCGCGCCCGAGGCGGTGGCGATCGCGCTCGGGTTCGCGGCGGCGGTGGGCCTCGTCTTCGGGGTGTATCCGGCGCGGCGGGCCTCGCGGTTGGATCCGATCGCGGCGCTGCGCCACGAATGA
- a CDS encoding ABC transporter ATP-binding protein gives MIDVRDLEKRYALGGEGNEVAALRGITLHVAAGDLVAIMGTSGSGKSTLLNVLGCLDRPTAGVYRLDGVDVGALDADARAELRNAKLGFVFQSFNLLSRTAARENVALPLVYGPVPAAEHAARADAALAAVGLTGFGDRTPTQLSGGQQQRVAIARALVGRPKVLLADEPTGNLDSATSDEVMDLLVGLNTREGLTIVVVTHEPDVAARTRRVLVLRDGRLVADGPPETVLGARRTA, from the coding sequence ATGATCGACGTCCGCGACCTCGAGAAGCGCTACGCGCTCGGCGGCGAAGGCAACGAGGTCGCGGCGCTGCGCGGGATCACGCTGCACGTCGCGGCGGGCGATCTCGTCGCGATCATGGGCACCTCGGGCTCCGGCAAGTCGACGCTGCTGAACGTCCTCGGCTGCCTCGACCGCCCGACGGCGGGCGTCTACCGGCTCGACGGCGTCGACGTCGGGGCCCTCGACGCCGACGCCCGCGCTGAGCTGCGCAACGCCAAGCTCGGCTTCGTCTTCCAGAGCTTCAACCTGCTCTCGCGCACGGCGGCGCGCGAGAACGTCGCCCTGCCCCTCGTCTACGGCCCCGTCCCTGCCGCCGAGCACGCCGCGCGCGCCGACGCCGCCCTCGCCGCCGTCGGCCTCACCGGCTTCGGCGATCGCACGCCGACGCAGCTCTCGGGCGGCCAGCAGCAGCGCGTCGCGATCGCGCGCGCGCTCGTCGGCCGGCCGAAGGTGCTGCTCGCCGACGAGCCCACGGGCAACCTCGACAGCGCGACCTCGGACGAGGTGATGGACCTCCTCGTCGGCCTCAACACGCGCGAGGGGCTGACGATCGTCGTCGTCACGCACGAGCCCGACGTGGCGGCGCGCACGCGACGCGTGCTGGTGCTGCGCGACGGGCGCCTCGTCGCCGACGGCCCGCCGGAGACCGTGCTGGGCGCGCGGAGGACGGCGTGA
- a CDS encoding efflux RND transporter periplasmic adaptor subunit — MRRGALVVGALVVLGVLWALFATDDETARPRYVVEEVDRGPITATVTATGIVNPVESVEVGTYVSGPIQEILVDFNSPVTKGQLLARIDARPFQVKVQAADAELANTRAALAKAKADRSLRDQTLRRARQLAGQGIVAQSELDAAVSEAAGAAAQVTLAEAAIQGAEARVREARVNLDYTNIASPVDGVVVSRNVSVGQTVAASFQTPTLFLVAADLTKMEVVASVSEADIGGVAVGQEATFTVDAYPRATFAGRVAQVRNAPVTLQNVVTYDVLVSAANDDLRLKPGMTANVAIVTAHVADAVRVPTSALRFRPPANAWTGAHAAPPAPSDHAVWLEERDGSLRPAPVTLGIADEKWTQVTGGVDPGAQVVTAVARDPDVGASRPQLPGFTPGGGGRRR; from the coding sequence GTGCGTCGTGGGGCTCTCGTCGTCGGGGCGTTGGTCGTGCTGGGGGTGCTGTGGGCGCTCTTCGCTACGGACGACGAAACGGCGCGACCGAGATACGTCGTCGAGGAGGTCGATCGGGGGCCGATCACGGCGACGGTGACGGCGACCGGAATCGTGAATCCGGTCGAGTCGGTGGAGGTCGGGACCTACGTGTCCGGACCGATCCAGGAGATCCTGGTCGACTTCAACTCGCCGGTGACGAAGGGACAGCTGCTGGCGCGCATCGATGCGCGACCGTTCCAAGTGAAGGTGCAGGCGGCGGACGCCGAGCTCGCGAACACGCGGGCGGCGCTCGCGAAGGCGAAAGCCGATCGCAGCCTGCGCGACCAGACGCTGCGGCGGGCGCGGCAGCTCGCCGGCCAGGGCATCGTCGCGCAGAGCGAGCTCGACGCTGCGGTGAGCGAAGCGGCCGGCGCGGCGGCGCAGGTGACGCTCGCCGAAGCCGCGATCCAGGGCGCCGAGGCGCGCGTGCGCGAAGCCCGCGTCAACCTCGACTACACCAACATCGCCTCGCCGGTGGACGGCGTCGTGGTGTCGCGCAACGTCTCCGTCGGGCAGACGGTCGCCGCGAGCTTCCAGACGCCGACGCTGTTCCTGGTCGCCGCCGACCTGACGAAGATGGAGGTCGTCGCCAGCGTCAGCGAGGCCGACATCGGCGGCGTCGCCGTCGGCCAGGAGGCGACGTTCACCGTCGACGCGTACCCGCGGGCGACCTTCGCCGGCCGCGTCGCCCAGGTGCGCAATGCGCCGGTGACGCTCCAGAACGTCGTCACGTACGACGTGCTGGTGAGCGCCGCCAACGACGACCTGCGCCTGAAGCCCGGCATGACCGCCAACGTCGCCATCGTCACGGCGCACGTCGCCGACGCCGTGCGGGTGCCGACGAGCGCGCTCCGCTTCCGGCCGCCCGCGAACGCCTGGACCGGCGCGCACGCGGCGCCGCCCGCACCGAGCGACCACGCCGTGTGGCTCGAGGAGCGCGACGGCAGCCTGCGCCCGGCGCCGGTCACGCTCGGCATCGCGGACGAGAAGTGGACGCAGGTGACGGGCGGCGTCGATCCCGGCGCCCAGGTGGTCACGGCGGTGGCGCGCGACCCCGACGTCGGCGCGTCGCGCCCGCAGCTACCCGGCTTCACACCGGGCGGCGGCGGCCGGCGGCGATGA